ACGCTACTTCATACCGCTGCTGGTGCTACTTTGCCAGCTTAGTTTTGCACAACAGATAACCCCCGCTTTATTTGCCCATCCTCCTGCCAGTGCCGGTGTCCGGTGCTGGTGGTGGTGGCTCAATGGCAATGTGACTAAAGAAAGCATTACCCTCGATCTGGAAGCCATGAAAGCCAAAGGCTTCAGTGGCGCCTGCATTGTTGATGCTGGTGGACAGGATCAAAGGGATAATGGCAATGTACCTGAAGGACCTATGTTTGGTTCTCCGGAATGGGTGGCCTTGTTTCAGCATGCTGTAAAAGAAGCACACAGATTAGGATTGGAGCTAAGTATGAATATTCAAAGCGGCTGGAACCTGGGCGCGCCGGATGTAACTCCGCAGGAATCGACGAAGCATATTACCTGGTCAGATACCACCTTGACAGGCAATAAAATTATACAGGTACAGTTGGCTACTCCTCCTGCCAGGCAAGGTTTTTACAGGGATATTGCCGTACTGGCTTTTCCATGGAGAGATACAGTTGGTATTCATCCCCTGAAAGACCTGCATAAGAAAGCAGCCTTTGAAGAAGCCGGTTTTTCTGCTGCCGATACCCGGTATTTGTTAAAGAATGACGTGGTAAGTAAAGCCAATGCTTATCATTCCGAAGTAGTTGACATCTCTTCATTTTTAGATCATACAGGACGCTTGAAATGGAAAGCGCCGGCAGGAAAATGGGTGATCATGCGCTTTGGCTATACCAATAATGGCGCACACATTTCTACTGCCAGTGGCAAATGGCAGGGCCTTGTAATTGACTACATGAATGCAGACCATTTTGACAGATATTGGAATACCCATGTAAAACCACTGCTGGATGGGATTGGCGCAGATGCTGGTACGACATTGCGTTATTTACAAACGGATAGCTGGGAACTGGGAGGCATTAACTGGACTGAAAATTTCCGTAAGGAATTTCAGACCCGCAGAGGTTATGATCTGTTGCCCTACCTGCCTGTAATAGCAGGGAAAATTATCGATAGCCCTGATTCCAGTAATCAGTTTCTGAATGATTTTAGAAAGACGATCGGTGACCTGGTGTCTGATTATCATTACAAAGTATTCAAAGAGCATGCAGCAAAATACGGCATGGGCATTGGTCCTGAATGTTCCGGTCCGCATGTTGGATTTTTTGATGGTTTGAAAAACTATGGACATAGCGACATCATGATGAGTGAGTTCTGGGCACCTTCTGCACACCGGCCGGATCCGGATAGCCGGTTTTTTGTAAAGCAGGCTGCGAGTGCGGCACATATTTACAATAAAACGCTCGTAGGCGCAGAAGCATTTACCACCATCGGGAAACACTGGAATGATGTGATCTGGCATGATCTGAAAAGCTCCTTTGACCATGAAGTGTGTGCAGGCCTGAACCTGGTATTCCTCCATACATTTACTTCATCTCCTGCATCTATGGGAGAGCCGGGGCAGGAGTATTTTGCAGGTACGCATTTTAACCGGCATATTACATGGTGGCCATATGCAGATGCATTTTTTAATTACATGGCAAGGGTACAATATATGATGCAGCAAGGAAGATTTGTAGCAGATGTTGTGTATTACTATGGCGATCACGTACCGAATATTGCAAGGAATAAAGAGAGCGATCCCGCACATGTATTGCCTTACAATGATTATGATGTGATCAATGAAGAACAGCTGATGAAATTGGAGTTAAAGAATGGTTGGCTGGTATTACCGGGTGGGATGCGATACAGAAAGCTCGTAGTGCCGGCAGATTATAAATTATCTCCCGCTGTGCAGCAGAAAGTAAATGCATTGCAAACCAATGTATCACTTACCCCTGATTTTATTGGCGAAAATATTAACTGGATCCATCACCAGCAGGATAGCATTGATTATTATTTTGTAAGCAACAGCGCCGATACGGCCACACACGTGCAAGCCAGTTTTAGAATCACTGGCAGACAACCAGAATACTGGGATCCTGTAACGGGAGAAATACACCAGATTTCAACTTTCAGACAAAAAGGAGATATGACTACCATACCGTTGAATTTCGCGCCATATGGGGCTTATTTTGTTGTTTTCAGAAAGCCTGTACATGGAGATGGAAAAGCAGGTACGAACAATTATGTATTTATCCCAAAAGACACCTTAAAAAGCCCCTGGCAGGTTCAATTCAAAGACATGCCTGCAAAGACATTCACCAAACTGGAAAGCTGGACCAATCATACAGATCCCGCTGTGAAATATTATTCCGGTGCTGCCACTTATCAACAGTCGTTTAACTGGAATAGCACCTCAACAGATTCCATGTATATTGATCTTGGCAATATACAGGATGTAGGCATTGCGCAGGTGAATTTGAATGGAAAAGACCTGGGCATCGTATGGACGCCTCCTTTCAGACTACCCCTACAATTGAATAAAGGCAAAAACAATCTGCAAATCATTGTTATTAACAGCTGGCGAAACCGCCTTGTCGGAGACAGGGGATTGCCGGCGGCGCAACGCATTACTCACACTAATATCTTTATCCGACCCGAGTGGAATTTACTCCCCGCTGGATTGCTGGGACCAGTGGTAATTGGCCGCCTGACTGAACAATAGCGTGATTCATTAATTTTTTTTTGGACAACACTCCATCATATTTATTATATTTGGTTGATTAAGAAAAAAGTACAAGCCCCAAAATTCGAGATACCAAAACGAAATTGTAAAACCACAACCCCAAAATTGAATGTTATGTCCATCACAGACATTATCTACACCGT
This Chitinophaga sancti DNA region includes the following protein-coding sequences:
- a CDS encoding glycosyl hydrolase, which produces MKRYFIPLLVLLCQLSFAQQITPALFAHPPASAGVRCWWWWLNGNVTKESITLDLEAMKAKGFSGACIVDAGGQDQRDNGNVPEGPMFGSPEWVALFQHAVKEAHRLGLELSMNIQSGWNLGAPDVTPQESTKHITWSDTTLTGNKIIQVQLATPPARQGFYRDIAVLAFPWRDTVGIHPLKDLHKKAAFEEAGFSAADTRYLLKNDVVSKANAYHSEVVDISSFLDHTGRLKWKAPAGKWVIMRFGYTNNGAHISTASGKWQGLVIDYMNADHFDRYWNTHVKPLLDGIGADAGTTLRYLQTDSWELGGINWTENFRKEFQTRRGYDLLPYLPVIAGKIIDSPDSSNQFLNDFRKTIGDLVSDYHYKVFKEHAAKYGMGIGPECSGPHVGFFDGLKNYGHSDIMMSEFWAPSAHRPDPDSRFFVKQAASAAHIYNKTLVGAEAFTTIGKHWNDVIWHDLKSSFDHEVCAGLNLVFLHTFTSSPASMGEPGQEYFAGTHFNRHITWWPYADAFFNYMARVQYMMQQGRFVADVVYYYGDHVPNIARNKESDPAHVLPYNDYDVINEEQLMKLELKNGWLVLPGGMRYRKLVVPADYKLSPAVQQKVNALQTNVSLTPDFIGENINWIHHQQDSIDYYFVSNSADTATHVQASFRITGRQPEYWDPVTGEIHQISTFRQKGDMTTIPLNFAPYGAYFVVFRKPVHGDGKAGTNNYVFIPKDTLKSPWQVQFKDMPAKTFTKLESWTNHTDPAVKYYSGAATYQQSFNWNSTSTDSMYIDLGNIQDVGIAQVNLNGKDLGIVWTPPFRLPLQLNKGKNNLQIIVINSWRNRLVGDRGLPAAQRITHTNIFIRPEWNLLPAGLLGPVVIGRLTEQ